The Mycobacterium paragordonae genome includes a region encoding these proteins:
- a CDS encoding DUF3566 domain-containing protein, protein MSSPNEPGGPSQGDNPNGDGPGERAGAHRATTGPGRLPEGADSPPWQRGAARAGSQTSQSGSRPAADPPTDVRTPTSSEARLNRFISGTSTPTPGPPAEVPAVRSENPPAEAYASELPDLSGPIPRATQRKPERPAETPSTSTARPAAGEAREARGVAVGSRRGRGPVRASMQIRRIDPWSTLKVSLLLSVALFFVWMIAVAFLYLVLGGMGVWSKLNSNVGDLLNNTSGSSGELVSSGTIFGGAVLIGLVNIVLMTAMATIAAFVYNLTTDLIGGIEVTLADRD, encoded by the coding sequence GTGAGTTCACCGAACGAGCCGGGCGGCCCCAGTCAGGGTGACAACCCGAACGGGGACGGGCCGGGCGAACGCGCCGGCGCGCACCGTGCGACGACGGGCCCCGGCCGCCTTCCGGAGGGTGCAGACTCGCCGCCGTGGCAGCGGGGTGCGGCCCGCGCGGGGTCTCAAACGTCTCAAAGCGGGTCTCGGCCCGCCGCCGACCCGCCCACCGACGTCCGGACGCCCACCAGCTCCGAAGCTCGGCTGAACCGTTTCATTTCCGGGACGTCGACACCGACGCCCGGCCCACCGGCGGAGGTCCCAGCCGTGCGCAGTGAAAACCCACCCGCCGAGGCATATGCCAGCGAATTGCCGGATCTCTCCGGTCCGATTCCGCGTGCCACCCAGCGAAAGCCCGAACGACCCGCGGAGACACCGTCGACGTCCACCGCACGCCCGGCCGCCGGTGAGGCGCGGGAAGCGCGGGGCGTGGCCGTGGGCTCCCGACGCGGTCGCGGTCCGGTGCGGGCCAGCATGCAGATCCGGCGCATCGACCCGTGGAGCACCCTCAAGGTGTCGCTGCTCTTGTCGGTGGCGCTTTTCTTCGTGTGGATGATCGCGGTGGCATTCCTCTACCTGGTGCTCGGCGGCATGGGCGTGTGGTCGAAATTGAACAGCAACGTCGGCGATCTGCTGAACAACACCAGCGGCAGCAGCGGCGAACTCGTCTCGAGCGGAACGATTTTCGGCGGGGCTGTGCTGATCGGCCTGGTCAACATCGTGCTGATGACCGCGATGGCCACCATCGCCGCTTTTGTCTACAACCTGACCACCGATCTCATCGGTGGGATCGAAGTGACCCTGGCAGATCGGGACTAG
- a CDS encoding tyrosine-type recombinase/integrase — protein sequence MATIEKYETSSGAMRYRVRYRTPDRRQSTKRGFETKRDAQAWADQLEVDKRRGVYVAPAAGRIKLGEYAQSWLDSKHKLSESTRSRYQGVLDSAVSRYADVALGDISRRFVREWVADLSVDLAPASVHKTVGVVRQVLAMAVEDNRLAMNPVDGVELPSVRAAEQRFLTLEQLHALADGAGAHRPLVYVLGTCGLRFGEVAELRWRDIDVDKRRIRVSRSVTLVDGTFVVGSPKNGKARTVSVPAFVAELLVPGAPDSLAFPDTAGGYMRGSNVRRRWWSSAVTAAQLFPRAVTDAAGKQAVVYEFKLHELRHTAASLAIQAGANIKALQNMLGHESAGLTLDRYGHLYGSDVEAVGVAINALLTRDCGQNVVTDPISGLPQDLPDSA from the coding sequence GTGGCGACGATTGAGAAGTACGAGACATCCTCCGGCGCAATGCGTTATCGGGTCCGCTACCGAACCCCAGATCGTCGTCAGTCCACGAAGCGTGGTTTTGAGACCAAGCGGGATGCACAAGCCTGGGCCGACCAACTCGAGGTCGACAAGCGCCGCGGTGTGTACGTCGCACCGGCCGCCGGCCGGATCAAGCTGGGGGAGTACGCCCAGTCGTGGCTGGACTCCAAGCACAAACTGTCAGAGTCGACCCGTTCCCGCTACCAGGGGGTGCTCGATTCCGCGGTTTCTAGATACGCCGATGTTGCCCTGGGCGACATCAGTCGGCGGTTCGTTCGTGAGTGGGTTGCGGATCTGAGCGTGGATCTTGCGCCGGCATCGGTCCACAAGACGGTCGGTGTCGTCCGCCAGGTGCTCGCGATGGCCGTTGAGGACAACCGCTTGGCGATGAATCCGGTCGACGGGGTCGAACTGCCGTCTGTACGTGCGGCCGAGCAGCGTTTCCTCACGCTCGAACAGTTGCACGCGCTAGCCGACGGTGCGGGCGCTCACCGACCGTTGGTGTACGTGCTTGGCACGTGTGGTCTGCGATTCGGGGAAGTCGCCGAGCTGCGCTGGCGAGACATCGACGTAGACAAGCGCCGGATCAGGGTGTCGCGATCGGTGACCCTGGTCGACGGGACGTTCGTCGTAGGGTCGCCGAAGAACGGCAAGGCCCGCACCGTGAGCGTGCCTGCGTTCGTCGCCGAGCTGCTGGTGCCGGGGGCGCCGGACTCGCTTGCTTTCCCCGACACCGCGGGCGGATACATGCGGGGGAGCAATGTGCGTCGGCGGTGGTGGTCGAGTGCGGTCACGGCGGCCCAGCTGTTCCCCCGGGCGGTAACGGACGCGGCCGGGAAGCAGGCCGTGGTCTACGAGTTCAAGCTGCACGAGCTCCGGCACACTGCGGCATCCCTAGCGATCCAGGCCGGCGCGAACATCAAAGCCCTGCAGAACATGCTGGGCCACGAGTCCGCGGGGCTGACCCTGGACCGCTACGGCCACCTATACGGATCGGATGTCGAGGCCGTTGGAGTGGCCATCAACGCTCTATTGACTCGTGATTGTGGTCAAAATGTGGTCACGGACCCAATATCAGGCCTGCCACAGGACCTACCGGATAGCGCCTGA
- a CDS encoding helix-turn-helix domain-containing protein has protein sequence MVSRMGLDEAPGKSSKSAGRPLGATGDTVRRNIRDIRDRKGISGPELSSRLDNLHRPIPPLGIHRIESGQRRVDVDDLVAIALALDVSPVSLLMPHAVEATERVRITGIKNALEAEQVWEWLTANLSLRGRDEFMQFLNEAWPAWKVGPLNEAAAAAFEEQKQQLERQRQKRGDD, from the coding sequence ATGGTGAGCCGCATGGGCCTAGACGAAGCGCCGGGCAAGTCATCGAAGTCAGCGGGCAGACCACTCGGCGCAACCGGCGACACAGTTCGCAGGAACATTCGAGACATAAGAGATCGCAAGGGCATTTCTGGTCCCGAACTGTCTTCGAGGCTCGATAACCTTCATCGTCCGATCCCACCGTTGGGGATCCACCGGATCGAGAGTGGCCAGCGGCGAGTAGATGTGGACGATCTCGTGGCAATCGCTCTCGCACTGGATGTTTCGCCCGTGAGTCTGCTTATGCCCCACGCCGTCGAAGCAACGGAACGGGTTCGCATCACCGGAATCAAGAACGCACTGGAGGCCGAACAGGTCTGGGAGTGGCTCACAGCCAACCTTTCACTCCGGGGCCGTGATGAATTCATGCAATTTCTCAACGAGGCATGGCCTGCCTGGAAGGTTGGGCCTCTCAACGAGGCCGCCGCCGCCGCGTTCGAGGAGCAGAAGCAGCAGCTGGAACGGCAGAGGCAAAAACGTGGCGACGATTGA
- a CDS encoding helix-turn-helix domain-containing protein: protein MAELLLPEDLPSIATAAQVAGVLQTTVDALAQDRYRRRGIPHVKIGGRVRYLRADVLKFLADNRIGGDAA from the coding sequence ATGGCAGAACTGCTCCTACCAGAGGATCTGCCGTCAATCGCCACGGCAGCCCAAGTTGCAGGAGTCCTCCAGACCACGGTGGACGCGTTAGCACAGGACCGTTACCGGCGACGCGGCATTCCACACGTCAAGATCGGCGGGCGAGTCCGTTATCTACGCGCTGATGTTCTGAAGTTCTTGGCGGACAACCGCATTGGCGGTGACGCCGCCTAA
- a CDS encoding DUF2742 domain-containing protein, translated as MSGSSKTEAGPQWAGAPPSQQCAWWPVHEFLEAVVQQANYGQIPAPGTPSWCALADGDPRKLLSVAIAGEHHVLRVETAQEQFAEASKAIAGSADWSATARAIGRRREAYIPRRSA; from the coding sequence ATGAGCGGGTCATCGAAGACGGAAGCCGGCCCCCAGTGGGCCGGTGCTCCGCCTTCTCAGCAGTGTGCGTGGTGGCCGGTCCACGAGTTCCTTGAAGCTGTTGTGCAGCAGGCGAACTACGGCCAGATACCGGCCCCCGGAACACCGTCGTGGTGCGCCCTGGCTGACGGCGACCCCCGCAAGCTGCTCTCGGTAGCGATCGCTGGCGAACACCACGTTCTGAGGGTGGAAACCGCTCAGGAGCAATTCGCCGAAGCATCGAAAGCCATTGCTGGATCAGCAGACTGGTCAGCCACCGCACGCGCCATCGGCCGCCGACGCGAGGCCTACATTCCCCGGAGGTCAGCGTGA
- a CDS encoding helix-turn-helix domain-containing protein, which produces MELTPEQVRLTLYATRDLVTRRTLGGQPIPKGMHTLLKQLIASAHGSGFSTPERELVTLELVNSAGAAEILNCSTRWVRTISNKLGGRNVNGRWIFRRQTVIEYAQERQTR; this is translated from the coding sequence ATGGAGCTGACCCCCGAGCAGGTACGCCTCACCCTGTACGCCACCCGCGACCTCGTGACGCGACGCACCCTCGGCGGACAGCCCATCCCGAAGGGAATGCACACCCTCCTCAAGCAACTGATCGCTTCCGCGCACGGAAGTGGATTCTCAACGCCTGAGCGCGAATTGGTGACACTGGAGTTGGTCAACTCAGCTGGCGCAGCCGAAATTCTCAACTGCTCCACTCGCTGGGTCCGCACGATAAGCAACAAACTGGGCGGGCGGAACGTGAACGGGCGCTGGATATTCCGCCGACAGACCGTCATCGAGTACGCGCAAGAAAGGCAAACACGTTGA
- the dcd gene encoding dCTP deaminase, translating into MRGQLGASRGSLNDALLLAESLPELMRDVVEQEMTRISDPDLQIPILQPLLRHLNQVLDFVEKHLAHGTRRELSEALGDEVRQELADLGVADHQVVLSHGAANNFDTTYGDLSKVFFGPVALDPSQIPAVSKFALFRVPRLEGASVQWRPVVLGHEAAHVAVTDKDAVKAFDIPSKFDYAAAGALPNPAAGPNNLPLLIALGLFKIATFWATELICDLEALHRFGPAAVASLAEFLEVIGAMEVLMPTHPPGLLRIRLLLDQIGSVSDARLNSIVAPWADRIPPNISFTEGWAQYLVDFFILHRASLNAAVSVLATEAYEFEDRSEWVHAIADRLAVGLPGRESLSDAGTTEVSENADVVNAAWLARVEGAMTPFDQLAEKTLESVQFVRKWLASGGQIPSEIQELRTDADEVLAAEAGLSVLSEDCLLRRMQLDDQAKGLVVAPALDLPKGTGIDLRLGTRFIVFRRTATASFDPLAEEDDPRAIQMFVELSHRERFVLHPQEVILGATLEYLGIPDDLSGQVITRSSYGRLGLLSATAVQVHPGFRGCLTLELVNLSTIPITLTPGERIAQLILWKTGPVQPSTDKYTYPIGPQFSRVRADSESSILRKLRS; encoded by the coding sequence TTGCGCGGCCAGTTAGGTGCGTCGCGCGGATCTCTCAACGATGCGTTGTTACTCGCCGAATCACTGCCGGAGCTTATGCGGGATGTTGTAGAGCAAGAAATGACTCGCATATCAGACCCTGACCTTCAGATACCGATTTTGCAGCCGCTACTGCGGCACCTGAACCAAGTCCTGGACTTCGTCGAGAAGCATCTCGCTCATGGAACTAGACGAGAACTGTCCGAAGCCTTGGGCGATGAGGTCCGACAAGAGCTAGCCGATCTTGGCGTCGCGGACCACCAAGTCGTTCTATCACACGGCGCCGCCAACAACTTTGACACCACCTATGGCGATCTCAGCAAGGTGTTTTTCGGCCCGGTTGCACTGGATCCTAGCCAGATACCCGCTGTTTCAAAGTTCGCACTGTTCAGGGTGCCTCGGCTCGAGGGGGCTAGTGTTCAGTGGCGCCCAGTTGTTTTGGGCCATGAGGCAGCTCATGTCGCGGTGACGGACAAAGATGCTGTAAAGGCGTTCGACATACCGAGCAAGTTCGACTATGCCGCGGCCGGCGCCCTACCCAACCCGGCAGCCGGACCCAACAACTTGCCACTACTAATCGCGCTCGGGCTGTTCAAGATCGCAACGTTCTGGGCAACAGAGCTAATTTGCGACCTCGAGGCATTGCACCGGTTTGGGCCGGCCGCTGTCGCGTCGCTTGCCGAATTCCTCGAAGTCATCGGAGCGATGGAAGTATTGATGCCGACGCATCCGCCCGGCCTCCTTCGCATCCGACTGTTGCTCGACCAGATCGGTAGCGTTAGCGATGCGCGATTGAACTCCATTGTGGCACCGTGGGCTGATCGCATACCTCCGAACATCTCCTTCACAGAGGGTTGGGCCCAATATCTAGTTGATTTTTTCATTCTGCACCGAGCGTCGCTCAATGCCGCTGTTTCAGTTCTGGCTACAGAAGCATACGAATTCGAGGACCGATCCGAATGGGTCCACGCCATTGCAGATCGTCTCGCAGTCGGTTTGCCTGGTCGCGAAAGCCTATCGGATGCCGGCACCACTGAAGTCTCCGAAAATGCCGACGTTGTCAACGCTGCGTGGCTCGCTCGAGTAGAAGGGGCTATGACACCGTTCGATCAGCTCGCCGAAAAGACCCTTGAGTCAGTGCAATTCGTTCGCAAGTGGCTTGCAAGTGGCGGACAGATACCCTCCGAGATCCAAGAATTGCGCACCGATGCCGACGAGGTTTTGGCGGCCGAAGCTGGTCTGTCCGTTCTGTCGGAGGACTGTCTATTACGCCGGATGCAGCTTGACGACCAGGCCAAGGGCTTGGTCGTCGCGCCGGCACTTGATCTCCCCAAGGGCACCGGAATTGATCTCCGGTTGGGTACTAGGTTTATCGTCTTCCGACGGACGGCAACGGCATCTTTCGATCCACTCGCAGAGGAAGACGACCCTCGTGCAATCCAGATGTTTGTTGAGTTGTCGCATAGGGAGAGGTTTGTCCTCCATCCGCAAGAGGTCATCCTCGGCGCGACACTTGAGTATCTTGGCATTCCCGACGACCTCTCGGGACAGGTAATTACGCGCTCTAGCTACGGCAGACTTGGTCTGCTTTCCGCGACTGCCGTCCAGGTTCACCCAGGATTCAGAGGTTGTCTCACATTAGAATTGGTCAACCTGAGCACCATCCCGATCACACTCACACCGGGTGAACGAATCGCACAGCTAATCCTTTGGAAGACGGGCCCGGTCCAACCCTCCACGGACAAGTACACGTACCCGATAGGCCCGCAGTTCTCACGAGTGAGGGCGGATTCGGAGTCGAGCATCCTTCGCAAGCTCCGCTCTTAG
- a CDS encoding IS481 family transposase, whose amino-acid sequence MRELTVAEQRYQAVMSVIADGLSISQAAEKTGVSRQTLHAWLARYEAEGLEGLVDRSHRPVSCPHQMSAAVEAALLELRRSRPYWGPRRLVFELERRGVRPVPSESAAYRALVRAGMIDPALRDRRSRKWKRWERGAPMELWQMDVVGGFPLVDGTSAKALTGLDDHSRMCVSARLMAAERTRAVCDGLRAALAAYGVPHQLLTDNGKVFTGRFHHPPVEVLFDAICRENGIEHLLTQPRSPTTTGKIERFHRSLRAEFLSTQRPFTNLKAAQQALDEWVDYYNNTRPHQALEMATPAERFAAGAVLTAPSESRKSREDRSGDDWVSRRVTTNGVVSVAWQQVCLGAHHAGARCDVHVDGELLRFFIGDELVKTVARTSRGEVRNKRAFRTREQA is encoded by the coding sequence ATGAGGGAGTTAACCGTGGCCGAGCAGCGGTATCAGGCCGTGATGTCAGTGATTGCCGACGGCTTGTCGATTAGTCAGGCGGCCGAGAAGACGGGGGTGTCGCGGCAAACGCTGCATGCCTGGTTGGCCCGGTATGAGGCTGAGGGCCTGGAGGGGTTGGTGGATCGGTCGCATCGGCCGGTGTCGTGTCCGCATCAGATGTCGGCGGCGGTGGAGGCCGCGTTGTTGGAGTTGCGGCGGTCGCGACCGTATTGGGGTCCGCGGCGGTTGGTCTTTGAGCTTGAGAGGCGTGGGGTGCGTCCGGTGCCCTCGGAGTCGGCGGCGTATCGGGCGTTGGTGCGGGCCGGGATGATCGATCCGGCGTTGCGGGATCGGCGTTCGCGGAAGTGGAAACGGTGGGAACGCGGGGCGCCGATGGAGTTGTGGCAGATGGACGTGGTGGGTGGTTTCCCGTTGGTCGATGGCACCAGCGCCAAAGCCTTGACCGGTCTCGATGATCATTCCCGGATGTGTGTGTCTGCGCGGTTGATGGCCGCTGAACGCACGCGGGCGGTGTGCGACGGGCTGCGGGCCGCGCTGGCGGCCTACGGGGTACCTCATCAGCTGTTGACCGATAACGGCAAGGTTTTCACCGGCCGATTTCACCACCCCCCGGTGGAGGTTCTCTTCGACGCGATCTGCCGCGAGAACGGTATCGAGCACCTGCTGACCCAGCCCCGGTCTCCGACCACGACCGGCAAGATCGAGCGGTTTCACCGCAGCTTGCGTGCTGAATTCCTCAGCACGCAAAGACCTTTCACCAACCTCAAGGCCGCCCAGCAGGCCCTGGATGAATGGGTCGACTATTACAACAACACCCGTCCGCATCAAGCGTTGGAGATGGCCACCCCGGCGGAAAGATTCGCCGCGGGGGCGGTGCTGACTGCCCCATCGGAGTCGCGGAAAAGCCGCGAGGACCGCAGCGGAGACGACTGGGTCAGCCGGCGCGTGACGACCAACGGGGTAGTCAGCGTGGCCTGGCAGCAGGTCTGCCTGGGAGCACATCACGCCGGGGCCCGCTGCGATGTCCATGTCGACGGTGAGCTCCTGCGGTTCTTCATCGGCGATGAACTGGTCAAGACTGTCGCGCGCACCAGCCGCGGCGAGGTAAGAAACAAACGGGCCTTCCGCACCCGCGAACAGGCCTAA
- the cwsA gene encoding cell wall synthesis protein CwsA, which produces MSQKAEASLTPRERLTRGLTYSAVGPVDVTRGVVGLGVQSAHSTATEVRRRYREGRLARELAAAQETIGQELAAAQEVVANLPQLLQDARRNQRRSKKPWLIAGGAVVVLAGGAVAFSLVRRSSKPEPSPRPPSVDVQPRP; this is translated from the coding sequence ATGAGCCAGAAGGCGGAAGCCTCGTTGACACCACGCGAGCGACTGACCCGTGGCCTGACCTACTCGGCGGTGGGACCCGTGGACGTCACTCGCGGCGTGGTCGGTCTCGGGGTGCAGTCAGCCCACTCCACCGCGACGGAGGTCCGCCGCCGTTACCGGGAGGGCCGGCTGGCACGGGAGCTCGCGGCCGCCCAGGAGACGATCGGCCAAGAGCTCGCGGCCGCGCAGGAAGTGGTCGCGAACCTGCCGCAGCTGCTGCAGGACGCCCGCCGCAATCAGCGCCGCAGCAAGAAGCCGTGGCTGATCGCGGGAGGGGCTGTCGTGGTGCTGGCCGGCGGCGCGGTGGCCTTCAGCCTGGTGCGGCGCTCGTCGAAGCCCGAGCCCTCGCCGCGCCCGCCGAGCGTGGACGTGCAACCGCGCCCGTAG
- a CDS encoding peptidylprolyl isomerase produces MADCGAVTNSPIQTATATLHTNRGDIKVALFGNHAPKTVANFVGLAQGTKEYSTQNASGGPSGPFYDGAVFHRVIRGFMIQGGDPTGTGRGGPGYKFADEFHPELQFDRPYLLAMANAGPGTNGSQFFITVGPTPHLNRRHTIFGEVIDPDSQGVVDAIATTATDGNDRPTNPVVIESITIS; encoded by the coding sequence GTGGCAGACTGTGGTGCCGTGACTAACAGCCCCATTCAGACCGCTACCGCCACGTTGCACACCAACCGCGGAGACATCAAGGTCGCCCTGTTCGGGAACCACGCGCCCAAGACCGTCGCCAACTTCGTCGGCCTCGCGCAGGGCACCAAGGAGTACTCCACCCAGAACGCATCGGGTGGTCCGTCGGGCCCGTTCTACGACGGCGCGGTGTTCCACCGTGTGATCCGGGGCTTCATGATCCAGGGCGGTGACCCGACCGGCACCGGCCGCGGCGGCCCCGGCTACAAGTTCGCTGACGAGTTCCACCCCGAGCTGCAGTTCGACCGTCCGTACCTGCTCGCGATGGCCAACGCCGGCCCGGGCACCAACGGCTCGCAGTTCTTCATCACCGTCGGCCCGACCCCGCACCTGAACCGCCGCCACACGATCTTCGGTGAGGTCATCGACCCCGACTCGCAGGGCGTCGTCGACGCGATCGCCACGACGGCCACCGACGGCAATGACCGTCCGACCAACCCGGTCGTCATCGAGTCGATCACCATCTCCTGA
- a CDS encoding PH domain-containing protein, producing the protein MQQTEWAPQTAGIAGCGIGGVVLAIATVTLVTDPPGRVIAGIAAAGLLLFAAASWRARPKLAITPEGLVVRGWFRTQVLRRDVIKIIRISEFRRHARRIRLLELETVDGGLLILSRWDLGTDPLDVLDALTDAGYAG; encoded by the coding sequence ATGCAGCAAACTGAGTGGGCGCCTCAGACGGCGGGAATCGCTGGTTGTGGCATTGGCGGCGTCGTGCTGGCTATCGCGACTGTGACCCTGGTCACAGACCCGCCGGGGCGGGTCATCGCGGGGATCGCCGCGGCCGGTCTGCTGTTGTTTGCTGCGGCATCGTGGCGCGCACGACCCAAGCTGGCAATCACGCCCGAGGGTTTGGTCGTGCGCGGCTGGTTCCGCACGCAGGTATTGCGCCGCGACGTCATCAAGATCATTCGCATTTCGGAGTTCCGCCGGCACGCGCGGCGGATCCGGCTACTCGAGCTCGAGACGGTCGACGGCGGGCTGCTCATCCTGTCCCGCTGGGACCTGGGCACCGACCCGCTGGACGTGCTCGACGCGCTCACCGACGCGGGTTACGCGGGCTAG
- the crgA gene encoding cell division protein CrgA: MPKSKVRKKNDFTVSAVSRTPVKVKVGPSSVWFVALFIGLMLIGLVWLMVFQLAAYGPQAPAALHWMAELGPWNYAIAFAFMITGLLLTMRWH, encoded by the coding sequence ATGCCCAAGTCGAAGGTCCGCAAGAAGAACGACTTCACCGTCTCCGCGGTCAGCCGGACGCCCGTGAAAGTGAAGGTCGGGCCGTCGAGCGTGTGGTTCGTCGCCTTGTTCATCGGCTTGATGCTGATCGGCCTGGTCTGGTTGATGGTGTTCCAGCTGGCGGCCTACGGTCCGCAGGCCCCCGCGGCCCTGCACTGGATGGCGGAACTGGGTCCGTGGAACTACGCGATCGCATTCGCTTTCATGATCACCGGGTTGTTGCTCACGATGCGCTGGCACTGA
- a CDS encoding DUF881 domain-containing protein codes for MTDRRRSPWRFGVPVVCLLAGLLLAATHGVSGGAEIRRSDAPRLVDLVRETRSSVGHLDSEREALTRKIDAAHGRSSDVALKAMLKRAAELAGDADMNPVHGPGLVVVLNDAQRDANGRFPRDATPDDLVVHQQDIDAVLNALWSAGAEAIQMQDQRIIATSVVRCVGNTLLLNGRTYSPPYSITAIGDATAMQAALAAAPLVTLYKQYVVRFGLGYREDVKSDVAVVGHAEPVRLHFAQPIGPIGY; via the coding sequence ATGACCGATCGGCGCCGCTCGCCGTGGCGCTTCGGTGTGCCCGTGGTATGTCTGCTGGCCGGACTGCTGCTGGCTGCCACACACGGCGTCTCGGGCGGCGCGGAGATCCGCCGCAGTGATGCGCCACGCCTCGTCGACCTGGTCCGGGAAACCCGCTCCTCGGTCGGTCATCTCGATTCCGAGCGGGAGGCGCTGACCAGAAAGATCGACGCGGCGCACGGCCGGTCCTCGGACGTCGCGCTGAAGGCGATGCTGAAGCGGGCCGCGGAACTGGCCGGTGACGCGGACATGAACCCGGTCCATGGCCCGGGCCTGGTGGTGGTCCTCAACGATGCCCAGCGCGACGCCAACGGCCGGTTCCCCCGCGACGCCACACCTGATGATCTGGTCGTGCACCAGCAGGACATCGACGCGGTGCTCAACGCGTTGTGGAGCGCCGGCGCGGAGGCGATCCAAATGCAGGACCAGCGCATAATCGCCACCTCGGTCGTCCGGTGCGTCGGCAACACACTGCTGCTCAACGGCCGCACCTACAGCCCGCCCTACTCGATCACAGCGATCGGCGACGCGACGGCCATGCAGGCAGCCCTGGCCGCCGCTCCCCTGGTGACGCTGTACAAGCAGTACGTGGTCCGTTTCGGGCTGGGCTACCGGGAGGACGTGAAGTCCGATGTCGCCGTCGTCGGGCATGCCGAGCCGGTGCGGCTGCACTTCGCGCAACCGATCGGTCCGATCGGCTACTGA
- a CDS encoding aminodeoxychorismate/anthranilate synthase component II → MRILVVDNYDSFVFNLVQYLGQLGVEATVWRNDDARLAGPDRPEAVAGEFDGVLLSPGPGTPERAGASIALVRACAAANTPLLGVCLGHQAIGVAFGATVDRAPELLHGKTSSVFHANVGVLQGLPDPFTATRYHSLTILPESLPAELEAIAHTQSGVIMAVRHTSLPIHGVQFHPESILTEGGHRMLANWLSYCGWARDDTLVRRLENEVLTAIRPHFPTDAGATDRTSA, encoded by the coding sequence GTGCGGATCCTGGTCGTCGACAACTACGACAGCTTCGTGTTCAACCTGGTGCAGTACCTCGGCCAGCTGGGCGTCGAGGCGACGGTGTGGCGCAACGACGACGCCCGACTCGCCGGACCCGACCGCCCCGAAGCCGTAGCCGGCGAATTCGACGGCGTATTGCTCAGCCCCGGCCCCGGCACCCCGGAGCGAGCGGGCGCATCGATCGCGCTGGTGCGCGCGTGTGCCGCCGCAAACACGCCGCTGCTCGGCGTCTGCCTGGGACACCAGGCGATCGGCGTGGCGTTCGGTGCCACCGTCGACCGCGCCCCGGAGTTGCTGCACGGCAAGACCAGCAGCGTTTTCCACGCCAATGTCGGTGTGCTGCAAGGACTTCCGGACCCGTTCACGGCCACCCGGTACCACTCCCTGACCATCCTGCCCGAGTCGCTGCCCGCCGAACTGGAGGCCATCGCCCACACCCAGAGCGGGGTGATCATGGCGGTGCGGCACACGTCCTTGCCGATCCACGGCGTTCAGTTCCATCCCGAGTCCATCCTGACCGAGGGCGGGCACCGGATGCTGGCCAACTGGCTCAGCTACTGCGGCTGGGCACGTGACGACACCCTGGTGCGGCGGCTGGAGAATGAGGTGCTGACCGCGATCCGGCCGCACTTCCCCACCGATGCGGGAGCTACTGACCGAACTTCAGCGTGA